A single window of Natronocella acetinitrilica DNA harbors:
- the purD gene encoding phosphoribosylamine--glycine ligase yields the protein MNVLIIGGGGREHALAWAAARSPRVEQVFVAPGNAGTALEQKCSNVEIAATDIPALVTFARENRIGLTIVGPEAPLVAGVVDAFRAAGLRCFGPTAGAAQLEGSKSFAKDFLARHGIPTGAYRTFTDAAAARDYVRTQGAPLVVKADGLAAGKGVVVAGTVEQALAAVDDMLEGNAFGDAGARVVIEEFLRGEEASFMVMVDGEHILPLATSQDHKARDDGDTGPNTGGMGAYSPAPVVTPELHRQIMEQVIEPTVRGMAADGHRYTGFLYAGLMIGDDGEARVLEFNCRMGDPETQPILLRLESDLTELCDAAIDGRLDQVTCRWSPKASLGVVLAAGGYPADYRKGDVITGLSELGSDAGKIFHAGTALDAAGQVTTVGGRVLCACALGDTVAEAQQRAYQLAAAVQWDGVYYRRDIGHRAVTREQQTD from the coding sequence ATGAATGTGCTGATCATTGGCGGCGGCGGCCGTGAGCATGCCCTGGCCTGGGCGGCGGCCCGTTCGCCACGGGTAGAGCAGGTCTTTGTTGCGCCGGGTAACGCCGGGACGGCGCTGGAGCAGAAATGCAGCAATGTCGAGATCGCCGCCACGGACATCCCGGCGTTGGTGACCTTCGCCCGGGAAAACCGTATCGGCCTGACCATTGTCGGCCCCGAGGCACCCCTGGTGGCCGGCGTGGTGGATGCCTTCCGGGCGGCCGGGCTGCGTTGCTTTGGCCCCACCGCCGGCGCCGCCCAACTGGAAGGGTCCAAGTCCTTTGCCAAGGACTTCCTCGCCCGCCACGGCATTCCCACCGGCGCCTACCGCACCTTCACGGATGCCGCGGCGGCACGGGACTACGTGCGCACGCAGGGCGCGCCCCTGGTGGTGAAGGCAGACGGCCTCGCCGCTGGCAAGGGGGTGGTGGTCGCCGGTACCGTGGAGCAGGCGCTGGCTGCCGTGGACGACATGCTCGAGGGCAATGCCTTCGGCGATGCCGGCGCACGGGTGGTCATCGAGGAATTCCTCCGTGGCGAGGAGGCGAGCTTCATGGTGATGGTCGACGGTGAACATATCCTGCCCCTGGCCACCTCCCAGGATCACAAGGCCCGGGATGACGGCGACACCGGACCCAACACCGGTGGCATGGGGGCCTACTCCCCGGCACCCGTAGTGACGCCGGAGTTGCACCGGCAGATCATGGAGCAGGTCATCGAGCCGACGGTGCGGGGGATGGCCGCAGACGGCCACCGGTACACCGGGTTCCTCTACGCCGGCCTGATGATCGGCGACGACGGCGAGGCACGGGTGCTGGAGTTCAACTGCCGGATGGGGGACCCGGAGACGCAACCCATTTTGCTGCGCCTTGAGAGTGACCTCACCGAACTCTGCGACGCCGCCATCGACGGGCGTCTTGACCAGGTCACCTGTCGCTGGTCGCCGAAGGCAAGTCTGGGCGTGGTCCTGGCTGCCGGTGGTTACCCTGCCGACTATCGGAAGGGTGACGTCATCACCGGGCTGTCGGAGCTGGGCAGCGACGCCGGAAAGATCTTCCACGCCGGGACTGCGCTGGACGCAGCAGGGCAGGTGACGACGGTCGGTGGTCGTGTATTGTGTGCCTGCGCATTGGGAGATACCGTGGCCGAAGCGCAGCAACGCGCCTATCAGCTGGCCGCCGCAGTGCAGTGGGACGGGGTCTACTACCGCCGCGACATCGGCCACCGGGCGGTGACCCGGGAGCAACAGACAGACTGA
- a CDS encoding LemA family protein — protein sequence MELGTIIFLLIIVGLIGYVVSIYNRLVRLRNQVRNGWRQIDVQLKRRHDLIPNLVETVKDYMSYEQDTLRQVVEARSRAVATEGKGPEASMAAEQGLSGALGKLFALMENYPDLKASQNVQQLMEELASTENRIAFSRQHYNDSVMAKNVAVESFPSNIVAGLFGFRQDQYFEVETHERAVPKVSLR from the coding sequence ATGGAACTGGGAACCATCATCTTCCTGCTGATCATCGTCGGCCTGATTGGCTACGTGGTCAGCATCTACAACCGCCTGGTGCGCCTGCGCAACCAGGTTCGCAATGGCTGGCGACAGATCGACGTGCAGCTCAAGCGCCGCCACGACCTCATCCCCAATCTGGTGGAAACGGTCAAGGACTACATGTCCTACGAGCAGGATACGCTCCGGCAGGTGGTAGAGGCCCGCAGCCGTGCCGTGGCAACCGAAGGCAAGGGTCCTGAAGCGTCCATGGCGGCGGAACAGGGCCTGAGTGGTGCCCTGGGCAAGCTGTTCGCGCTGATGGAAAACTACCCCGATCTCAAGGCCAGCCAGAACGTGCAGCAACTCATGGAAGAGCTGGCCAGCACCGAGAACCGTATTGCCTTCTCCCGGCAGCACTACAACGACAGCGTCATGGCCAAGAACGTGGCGGTGGAGTCCTTCCCCTCCAACATCGTGGCCGGCCTGTTCGGCTTCCGTCAGGACCAGTACTTCGAGGTGGAAACCCACGAACGGGCGGTGCCCAAGGTCTCCCTGAGGTAG
- the purH gene encoding bifunctional phosphoribosylaminoimidazolecarboxamide formyltransferase/IMP cyclohydrolase has protein sequence MGASLRPVRRALLSVSDKTGIVEFASALAGRGVELLSTGGTAARLRDAGLTVRDVSELTEFPEMMAGRVKTLHPRVHGGLLGRRGVDEDVMDAHGILPIDLLVVNLYPFAETVARPDCSFEDAVENIDIGGPAMVRAAAKNHDGVAVVTDPVDYDRVLAGLAEQDGTDWRLRLDLAIKAFEHTASYDGAIASYLGSLDAELKPTPHPRTLNLQFHKLQDMRYGENPHQSAAFYRDAKSDEPSVATARQLQGKALSYNNVADTDAALECVKCFEAPACVIVKHANPCGVAVAEDLLTAYDRAFACDPTSAFGGIIAFNRTLDGATAAAIVERQFVEVIIAPDATDDAVSAIAARKNVRLLVCGRWPAERAASVDYKRVTGGLLVQDADLARVPDGDLKVVTRRAPTAQELQDLRFVWEVARYVKSNAIVYGRDSRTVGIGAGQMSRVWSARIAREKAEDAGLPVAGAVMASDAFFPFRDGIDQAAEAGIVAVIQPGGSIRDDEVIAAANEHGMAMVFTGMRHFRH, from the coding sequence ATGGGCGCCAGTTTGCGACCGGTGCGTCGCGCATTGCTCAGCGTGTCCGACAAGACCGGTATCGTGGAATTCGCCAGCGCCCTGGCCGGCCGTGGCGTGGAACTGTTGTCCACCGGAGGCACAGCGGCACGCCTGCGCGACGCCGGCCTGACGGTGCGTGATGTCTCCGAGCTCACTGAGTTTCCCGAGATGATGGCCGGCCGCGTGAAGACCCTGCATCCCAGGGTGCACGGCGGTCTGCTGGGTCGACGCGGCGTGGATGAGGATGTGATGGACGCCCATGGCATTCTGCCCATCGACCTGCTCGTGGTGAATCTCTACCCCTTCGCCGAGACGGTGGCTCGCCCGGATTGCAGTTTTGAAGACGCCGTGGAGAACATCGATATCGGTGGCCCCGCCATGGTGCGCGCGGCGGCGAAGAATCATGACGGCGTCGCCGTGGTGACCGATCCGGTGGACTACGATCGGGTACTGGCGGGACTGGCCGAGCAGGATGGCACCGACTGGCGCCTGCGGCTTGATCTGGCAATCAAGGCCTTCGAGCACACCGCGAGCTATGACGGTGCCATCGCATCCTATCTCGGCAGTCTTGATGCCGAACTCAAGCCCACGCCGCATCCGCGCACGCTGAATCTGCAGTTCCACAAACTCCAGGACATGCGCTACGGCGAGAACCCGCACCAGTCCGCGGCGTTCTATCGCGATGCTAAGAGCGACGAGCCTTCCGTGGCCACGGCGCGGCAACTGCAGGGCAAGGCGCTGTCGTACAACAACGTCGCCGATACCGACGCCGCGCTGGAATGCGTCAAGTGCTTCGAGGCGCCCGCCTGCGTTATCGTCAAGCATGCCAACCCCTGCGGTGTCGCCGTGGCGGAGGATCTGCTCACCGCCTACGATCGCGCCTTCGCGTGCGACCCGACTTCCGCCTTCGGCGGCATCATCGCCTTCAACCGGACACTGGATGGCGCCACCGCCGCGGCGATCGTGGAGCGCCAGTTCGTCGAGGTGATCATCGCACCGGACGCGACAGACGACGCCGTCAGCGCCATTGCCGCACGCAAGAATGTGCGCCTGCTCGTCTGTGGCCGGTGGCCCGCCGAACGCGCCGCAAGCGTGGACTACAAGCGGGTCACCGGTGGCCTGCTGGTGCAGGACGCCGACCTGGCCCGGGTGCCGGATGGCGATCTCAAGGTGGTGACGCGACGAGCCCCCACCGCGCAGGAACTGCAGGATCTACGCTTCGTCTGGGAGGTGGCGCGCTACGTCAAGTCCAACGCCATTGTCTATGGTCGCGACAGCCGGACCGTGGGCATCGGTGCCGGGCAGATGTCCCGGGTCTGGTCGGCCCGGATCGCCCGTGAAAAGGCCGAGGATGCAGGTCTGCCAGTGGCCGGTGCGGTCATGGCCTCGGATGCCTTCTTCCCCTTCCGTGACGGTATCGATCAGGCGGCGGAGGCGGGTATTGTCGCGGTGATCCAGCCCGGTGGCTCGATTCGTGATGACGAGGTCATCGCCGCCGCTAATGAGCACGGCATGGCCATGGTCTTCACCGGCATGCGCCATTTCCGTCATTAG